The following coding sequences are from one Sciurus carolinensis chromosome 11, mSciCar1.2, whole genome shotgun sequence window:
- the LOC124960490 gene encoding DNA-directed RNA polymerases I, II, and III subunit RPABC3-like isoform X1 has translation MAGILFEDIFHVKDIDPEGKKIDLVSQLHCESESFEMDLILDVNIQIYPVDLGDKFQLVIASTLYEVGTLDDGEYNPTDDRPSRADQFVYVMYRKVYRIEGDETSTEAATHLSAYMSYGGLLMKLQGDANTCMNLRWIPEFIC, from the coding sequence ATGGCGGGCATCCTGTTTGAGGATATTTTCCATGTGAAAGACATTGACCCGGAGGGTAAAAAGATTGACCTAGTATCTCAACTGCATTGTGAGAGTGAATCTTTCGAGATGGACCTCATTTTAGATGTAAACATTCAGATTTACCCTGTGGACTTGGGTGACAAGTTCCAATTGGTCATAGCTAGTACCTTGTATGAAGTTGGTACCCTGGATGATGGGGAATACAATCCCACAGATGACAGACCTTCCAGGGCTGACCAGTTTGTGTATGTAATGTACAGGAAGGTGTACAGGATTGAGGGGGATGAAACGTCTACTGAAGCAGCAACACACCTCTCTGCCTACATGTCCTATGGTGGGCTGCTCATGAAACTGCAGGGTGACGCCAACACCTGCATGAATTTGAGGTGGATTCCAGAGTTTATCTGCTGA
- the LOC124960490 gene encoding DNA-directed RNA polymerases I, II, and III subunit RPABC3-like isoform X2 yields the protein MAGILFEDIFHVKDIDPEGKKIDLVSQLHCESESFEMDLILDVNIQIYPVDLGDKFQLVIASTLYEVGTLDDGEYNPTDDRPSSSAYMSYGGLLMKLQGDANTCMNLRWIPEFIC from the exons ATGGCGGGCATCCTGTTTGAGGATATTTTCCATGTGAAAGACATTGACCCGGAGGGTAAAAAGATTGACCTAGTATCTCAACTGCATTGTGAGAGTGAATCTTTCGAGATGGACCTCATTTTAGATGTAAACATTCAGATTTACCCTGTGGACTTGGGTGACAAGTTCCAATTGGTCATAGCTAGTACCTTGTATGAAGTTGGTACCCTGGATGATGGGGAATACAATCCCACAGATGACAGACCTTCCAG CTCTGCCTACATGTCCTATGGTGGGCTGCTCATGAAACTGCAGGGTGACGCCAACACCTGCATGAATTTGAGGTGGATTCCAGAGTTTATCTGCTGA